The sequence CATGATGAACTAAGATTGGAACATACCCGTCAACAGAATAAATAGAGCAACATTATTTAATTAAACTGACACTGACAGACTTGAAACTATAATATCGAGTAACTCAACAGCTCAACAGcctcctgtccagattcgtagtactaagtAATGTCACATCCCGTACTAGGTAGCtacattttaggacgaaggaagTAGTACAAAATAATTGCTATCAACTAACTATTGTTGCATGTGAGAATTAAAGCTCTCTAGATCCAGGAATCCTTTCTTTCTTGTTTATCTGATGAAAAGCACAACAGCATTACATCAAGAATCATTCAATGTGCATTCTGACTTCTTTCTAGCTCCAAGATGAAACTACATACATTTTGCACAATGAACTTGGAGTTCTCTTAACAACTAGCCGAATTGTAATTTGGTACCACCCTTTCAAAAGGACTGCAGAAAGGCTCATGCATTCGGCCGCCAAACCTCACTTAAACTGACACTAAATTGAACCTAAGGTAACTGGTAAGAAATATAGCAAGTCAAATGTGGAACAAAGGAAGCATTGTTGTGAGCTTGTCTGCAACAATGAATCAGTGGCAAGGAAGCTTTCATTGTTTGTCTGATGGAAAGATAAATAGCAGAAACCACTGCCAGAATCACAATTACCTCTGAAGCAACTCATGAGTGTCTGATCCCCCAAACTTCAGCAGCCTGCTTCCCACGCTCTTCTCGAACGCGCTTCGCACGGATCGAATGCTCAACCTCCCATACACAATCTGGAGCCTGACCGTCATCCGTATGTCACGCTCCAACGCATCGTTGATCAGCTCGGCGTTCTCCTTCAGTTGAGAGACAGGGAGCTTCTGGTACTTCTCCCTCAGCTGTCTCAGATCGTGGTCATCCGCATACACACCTGCAACACAACACATCAGCATTTTCCAGATTTCGTCCGGTTTCGAGTTCTTCTTTCGAATGGAGGGATCGAAGATGAGGTGTTCTTTAGTGGATGGTTACCAAACGCGTAGACGTCAATGGACTTGAGGCCGAGGATGGTGGTCCTGCggaggccgacgccgaggaggcggcgcccgccggACGTCTCGGCGGGGAATGCGGCGCCGGTGCGGGGCTCGACGGAGCcgggggcggcgccgtcggccaGGGAGATGGAGGCCCAGAGAGGAGCGGGGtgcgggagcggcggccggccggcggatTTGGCGGTGAGGGTGaggcttgcggcggcggccgctgctgccgcggccgccgcggcgagtgcggcggcgaaggccggGCGGCTGGGAGGCCGGGGTGGGGGGAGGCgcgggaaggtggcggcggggaagcGGAGGGAGACCATGGCggccggagacggaggcggcggcgggcggttgCGCGTGGCGGgtgagccggcggcggtggcaccgtGGCAGCGCTGGTGTACTGAAAGAAACTTTCTTGGCTTCTTCTAGTGTTTTTTCAGTAGTTCCTCTGAATTCTCTCTTTGTACagcttaaaaaaatagtagggGTAAATCTTTTGAACGATGCTTtcaaaagatttttcttttaaaactaATGTTTTATGTTATCCAAGACGTAGCAGAATATAAGGAATGGTTAAATATTAAACCAACgtggcaagataaattttgatatGTATCCAATCTAAACTGCTTGAAAGATTCTAAAAGAAATTGcataaaatatcttaaaaaaaaggccAAAATGTCTTTCTTTTATGATGATTTTCTCGGGTTTTCCACTTAATATTGATATTAGGGGGCCTCATTATCTATTAACAAGATAAAGAAACAAACCTTAGTTTTTATTTGCCTACATGATCCATAGAGAGAGTAACTAGTAGCATTAATTCATGCTCGTAGTAGTCATCATGGTTGTTGTCCTCCCATCTCGTCATGTCACCGGAGACGAAGCCATCAGCAGGCACACCTTGGGGTTGCATCGTAGGCAAGTGTTGCAGTCCACAAACCTCCACCGAGGTTTATGGGGTCCTATCAAGCAGTAGCAGCATTGTGGCGACGGGTTGCTCCTGTTCGGTGGACAACCTGCTTCCACGCACAAGATCGATAAATTTTCATCCGACGTCATGTGCTGCGGGTGCCAGAGTTGGTgaccacggcggcggctacaTCAGAAAACTACACTGTTGGTGTGGCCATTTTGCAGAGTTGTTTCCTGTGCTGAACTGATGAGAATGACTTGCTGCTATACTTTTAGTGACATAAATAATCCATTCATGACGCATTCATTGATCACTATGTAACCCTAAATTTTTAACTTAGATCTAGAGTGAGAAAAATATTCTAAATTTCAATCGAAAGCTGGGTTGCCATACGACAGTAATTTAGATGGCAAAATGTGTGTGTTTGTTTACATAGTGCAGGCGTTGCAAGGGATCCAAAGAGCACAGCCAAGAAGATGGTCATCATGTACACCCGCATGCTGCTCCTCGATCATGTTGGAGCTTCATTTCTTGTTCGATCTAACGAGTGATCTGTTCTGTCAGACTGTGACTATGAGGGATAGATGATGAAATCCCGATCTGGATAAGTACTATGTTATGTTTGTCGAAAGCCAGGAAGTTATCAGGTATTATGAATACTATTGTCATTCCATTCCTTACCAAACGAGAGCTATATGTTGACTAATTTGGACGgcgtatatatatactccctccttccttaaatatttaacgtcgttgacttttttaaatatatttgaccgttcgtcttatttaaaaacttttatgaaatgtgtaaaa is a genomic window of Oryza glaberrima chromosome 7, OglaRS2, whole genome shotgun sequence containing:
- the LOC127778840 gene encoding fatty-acid-binding protein 1, whose protein sequence is MVSLRFPAATFPRLPPPRPPSRPAFAAALAAAAAAAAAAAASLTLTAKSAGRPPLPHPAPLWASISLADGAAPGSVEPRTGAAFPAETSGGRRLLGVGLRRTTILGLKSIDVYAFGVYADDHDLRQLREKYQKLPVSQLKENAELINDALERDIRMTVRLQIVYGRLSIRSVRSAFEKSVGSRLLKFGGSDTHELLQSFVSLFKDEYKLPKGSVIELSRESSHVLKISIEGEELGSIQSKLLCKSILDLYIGDDPFDKNAKESVQENMASILKN